The segment CCTGTTGGTCCGGCTGGCCGTCGCCGCGGTGTTGTTCGTCCCGTTGGCCGATCTGTCCGTGATGTTCGCCGTGGTGCCCAGCACCCGGTTCGCCGGCTGGCAGTGGGTGCTCACCGCGCTGGCCCTGCCCGTGGTGACGTGGGCGGCGTGGCCGTTTCACCGGACGGCGCTCAGCCGCGCCCGGCACGGCGCCGCCTCGATGGAGACGCTGATATCGGTCGGCATCATCGCGGCGTCGGTGTGGTCGCTGATCACCATGTTCTCCGGTGGGGAGCCCGCCGCGGGTAAAGGTGTCTGGCAGGCGCTGCTGGACAGCGATGCCATCTATTTCGAGGTCGCCGCGGGCGTCACCGTGTTCGTGCTCGCCGGCCGGTACTTCGAGGCGCGGGCGAAATCCAAGGCGGGCAGCGCACTTCGGGCACTGGCCGCGCTGAGCGCCAAAGATGTCAGCATCATCCTTGCCGACGGCTCCGAACTGGTGATACCGGCCGACGAACTCGCCGAACAGCAGCGGTTCGCGGTGCGACCCGGCCAGACGATCGCGGCGGACGGTCTGGTGGTCGACGGCTCGGCCGCGGTCGATACGAGTGCGATGACAGGTGAGGCGAAGCCGCAGCGCGTCCGCCCGGGCGACACCGTGATCGGCGGCACGGTGGTGCTCGACGGCCGGCTGGTCGTCGAGGCGGCGGCGGTCGGCGCCGACACCCACTTCGCCGGGATGGTCCGCCTGGTCGAGGAGGCACAGGCCGAGAAGGCCGACGCCCAGCGGCTTGCCGACCGGGTCGCCTCGGTCTTCGTGCCGTGCGTATTCGTCATCGCGGCGCTGACCGCGGCGGGTTGGCTGCTGGCCGGCGCCGCGACGAACCATGCGGTGTCGGCGGCGCTGGCGGTCATCGTCATCGCCTGCCCGTGCGCGCTGGGCCTGGCCACGCCGACGGCGATGATGGTGGCCTCCGGGCGCGGAGCTCAACTCGGCGTGTTCCTGAAGGGCTACCGGTCCTTGGAGACCACCCGCGCGGTGGACACCGTGGTCTTCGACAAGACCGGAACCTTGACCACGGGCCGGCTGACGGTCAGCGCGGTCACGCCGGCACCCGGATGGTCCGCCGAGGAGGTGCTGGCGGTGGCCGCAGCGGTCGAATCGGCCTCCGAACACGCTGTCGCGGTGGCGATTCGCACCTCCGTCGAGGACTGCGCCGACGTCGAGGATTTCCGGTCCACGGCCGGCCGGGGCGTCCAAGGCCGCGTGTCCGGCAGGCTGGTGCGGGTCGGAAAGCCGTCCTGGATCGGGTCCGCGGACGCCCCCGCCCATGTCAGCGCGGAACGACGCCGCGCCGAATCACGCGGCGAGACAGTGGCATACGTGGAGGTCGACGGAGACGTCTGCGGCCTGATCTCGGTCTCGGACAGGATCAAGGACTCCGCGGCGCAGACCGTCGCCGCGCTGCACGCGAAGGGCCTGCGCACCGTCTTGTTGACCGGCGACAACGCCGCCTCGGCTGCGGCGGTGGCCGCCCAGGTCGGAATCGACGAGGTCATAGCCGACGTCCTTCCTGACGGCAAGGTCGACGTCATCGAGCAGCTGCGTGACCAGGGCCGGGTGGTGGCCATGGTCGGTGACGGCATCAACGACGGCCCGGCGCTGGCGTGCGCCGATCTGGGCATGGCGATCGGACGCGGCACCGACGTGGCGATCGGCGCGGCCGACGTGATCCTGGTCCGCGACGATCTGACCGTGGTACCCGTCGCGCTCGGCCTGGCCGAGGCGACGATGCGCACGATCAAGGTGAATCTGGTGTGGGCGTTCGGCTACAACGTGGCAGCGATCCCCATTGCGGCCGCGGGCCTGCTGAACCCGTTGATCGCCGGCGCGGCGATGGCCTTCTCCTCGTTCTTCGTCGTCTCGAACAGCCTGCGGTTGCGCAACTTCGGCGCCACCTCGTGATCGGCGCACAAAAAGTCGCGGGCCAGGGGAACTAACGTCGCGGGCCGCGCGACTAAGCCTGCGATGCCATGTACGCACTGAACTCCAGTGCCTGGGCAGCCGACCCGCCCAGCCCAAGGGGAATGCATGACGACGACAGTGACCACGAATCGGCGCGCCGACGCGGCCGTCCTACGACGGATATGGCGCCTGCATTTCTGGGTGGGCCTGTTCGCGGCCCCGATGTTGGTGATCCTGGCCTGTTCGGGGCTGGTGATCCTGTACAGCCAGCCGATCAACGACCTCCTCAACCGCGACCTGTTCCTCGTCGAACCGGGCAGCGCCACAGTACCTTTGGACGATCAGCTCGCGACCGCCAGCAGCCACGTCGCCGAAACCTTCCTGCTGGATGCAGTCATCCCGCCGGCCGCTGGGGACCGAGCCACCCGGGTGGACTTCGTCAACCCCGAGGATCCCGCCTACCCACAGGGGGAAGGCAATGCCACCCAGGTGTTCGTCAACCCGTACACCGGTGCATATCTCGGCCAGCGCGAAGAACTGTCCGGCATCGTCGGATTCGCGAACCAGATGCACCGTCTGTTCGGCAATGACGGCCCCCAGGTCCACCTGCCCTCGGTCGGACATCTGATCAATCCCTCGGCCTACCCCGATGCCACGATCCCGGTCGGGATCGCCAACCTGTGGCTGGAACTGAGCGCCGTGTGGATTCTGGTGCTGATGGCCAGTGGCCTGTACCTGTGGTGGCCGCGCGCCATCGAGTCGGCCAAACCGCTGTTGCGGGTGCGCTGGGGCAAGGGCGGCCGCATCCGGTGGCGGGACCTGCACGCCCTGACCGGGGTGATCATCGCGGTGATCCTCATCGGCTATGTGCTCTCCGGGCTGACCTGGTCGCGGTACTGGGGTGAGAACTGGCGGGCATTCTCCGGGGAGGTCGCCCCGTCGATATCGGTGGACGCCCCGTCGACACCCGCCTCGCTAGGCGACTACGACCGGCTCGGCCGGCGTATCGCGTGGGCCGCACAGGACGACCCGATGTATGCGTCGCCGGTGACGGGTGCGGTACCGGCACAGCTGTCCCTGCAGGACGCGGACCGGATCGCCAAGGAGGAGGGCATGGTGCCCGGTTACGCCATCATTCCGCCGGCCGATTCCACCGAGGACGGTCAGACCGTCTACGGCAGCTATGCCGTCGTCAACGCCTGGCCGCAGCGGATGTCCGAGCAGCGGACCCTCTACCTCAACCAGTTCACCGGCGCCACGATCGCGAATGCCACCGCCGCTCAGGACGGTGCCCTGTCGCGACTGACCAGTTTCGGCATCGCCATGCACATGGGCAACCAGTTCGGTGTGCTGACCCGCATCATCGCCACGGTCGCCGCGCTCGGGGTGTTGCTCAGCGTGGTGACGGGGCTGCTGATGTGGTGGAAACGGCGCCCAGCGGGCCGCACCGGGTTGCCGAGCCCGGCCAGCGCCGCCACCCGGGCCGACACGCCCCGGCGCGCGGTGATCGCCGTGGCGGTGGCGGCGGTGGCGCTCGGGGTGATCTACCCGGTCTTCGGGGTGTCGCTGCTGGTGGTTCTGGCCGCAGAAGGCATGGCAGCCGTGCTCGCCGCCCGCCGACGTTCCGGGGGCGCGGCGCCCGGCGCAGAGGACGTGCCGGTCGGCCAGACGACGCCCAGCGCCGACGGTGACGAGACCCTGGTGGGTTCGCGTTGATCGAGCATCTGCTGTTGCGCTGGGTCGTCACCGCCCTGTTCGTGATCAGCGCCGTCGAATGCGGCTACGCGATGGTGCTCTGCCGTCGTTCCTGGCCCGCACTGGTCAGCCACGGGCTGCATTTCGCGATGGCGGTCGCGATGGCGGTGATGGCCTGGCCGGCCGGTGCCGCACTGCCGACGACCGCGCCGATGGTGTTCTTCCTGCTCGCCGCGGGGTGGTTCGCCGCCCGTACCCTGATCGCGACCGGGCACCGGGTGGCCGACGCCTACCACATGGCGATGATGGTGGCGATGGCCTGGATGTACGCGGTGATGGGCGGCACGCTGCTGCCCCGCCCCGCCGACGGGGGCAGCGCCGGGATGGGGCACGGCGGCCACCATGGTGGTCACGCCATGGCCGGCGCGGACACCTCCGCCGCCACGGCGCCGGCGTTCATCGACGCACTCAACTGGCTGTGGACCGTCGGGTTCGCCGTCGCGGCGATCTGGTGGCTGTACCTGTACTTCAGCCGCCGGCGCGCCGAGCCGGACCTGCCGGCCGGCCGCTTCTTCGGCACCGCCTGCCAGGCCATGATGGCCGCGGGCATGTCCATCATGTTCGCGGTGATGCTGTAGCCGGTCAGGCCGCCGACCCGTCGGTGGGCCACAGGTGCCCGCGGCGCCGACCGCGCGACGCATGCGGCGGCAGCACGATTTCGGTGTCGCGGTGCGAGTGCTCGGGTGTCGGCGGAGTGGTCGAGGTGCGGCGCCAGACCGCGACCGCGAGGGCGGCGGCGACCAGCACCGGGATGTGGGTGAGCATCCGGGTGAGTGTGACCTCGCCGGCGACGGCGTCGACGACGACGTACCCGGTCAGCACCAGCGCGAAGACCGAGAGCACTCCCCCGAGCCCGGCCGCGGCGACGGGCCAGCGCGCCGCCGCGAGCATCGCCACCCCGATGGACAACGACCACGCCGTCGACTCGTTGAGCAGGTGGCCGCCCGCACCGTGGTGCGCGGCCAGTCCGACGCTCAACCCGAGCGCCTGCACGAGGCTCACCGCGATCTGGGCGAGTCCGGTCGCAAACAGCGCCCATCGCATCCAGGACAACGCCGACCGGCCGCTGTGGTTCCCACGGGGGGCCGACGCCACCGCATGCACCCGTTCGGGGCGTGCCAGGGCCCCCAGGAACTCCGCCTGCGCGCTGACCGCGCCGAACCATGCCCGACACTCCGCGCAGCCCGCGAGGTGCTCGTCCACCCGCGCCGAGGGCACCGGCTCGCGCTCGCCGTCCAGTCGCGCCGACAGCGCTTCGCGAGCCACTTCGCACTTCACACTCCAATAGTCGCCCATAACCGGCGCCTGGTTCCGCCGGGGTTGTCTACGACGACCAGTCGTAGACTCGGGCAGGGCGATTCGATGGAGAGGCCGCGGTGAGCGAGAAACAGACCGAGAATCCCGCACGGCGGGCGCTCCCGGCGCTGTCGGTATGGACAGCCGCCGTCGTGGTGCTCGTCTGGGTCTACGCCGGGGTTTGGGGAGCCGAGCGGTTCGCGGTGACCGGTCTCGCATTCCCCGGTGCCGCGACCAGTGTCGCCGAATTCCTCGGCTCGGTGCTGGGCGGTCTCACGAGCGCATTGTGTGTCGGCATCCTGGCCGTAATCGTGCTCACCGCGGTGCCCGATGAGCAGGGCCGGCTCTGCCACAACACGTATCGGCTGCACCTGTGGCTGCAGCGAGCAGCGATCGTCTGGCTGGTGACCTCGGTCGCCATGGTCGCCATCGCTGCCTCGAATGCGGCGGGGGCCCCGCTACCGCGGGTACTGGCAGGTGGGGCGCTCGGCGACGCGTTGGCGGCGTCGGAGTCGGCGCGGGGCTGGATCGCGGCCGCGCTGGCGGCCGCCGTCGTCGCCATCGGCATCCGATTCACGCTGCGCTGGCTGGGCCACGTCCTGCTGCTGGTGCCTGCGGGTATCGGGCTGCTCGCCCCCGTCGTGACCGGAAACGCCGGAGAGGGGCCCGATCACGACATCGCGACGAGCACCGCCATCGTGTTCACGATCGCCGTGGCCGTGCTCGTCGGACTGAAGATCACCGTCGCAGTCCGCCCCGAGACGGTGGCGCCGGTGGCGCGCCGGACTCAGGTGGTGGCGCTGGTCGCCGGTGCCACCGCGGTGATCTACGGCGCACTGCTGCTGTCGACGATGGTGCGGGAGACGGCCGTGCTCGGCTCCGACTTCGGGCATATCGCTCTTGCCGCGTGGCTGCTGCTCCTCGCGGTGACGGTCGTCGACCTGGTGCTGGTGTGGCGTAAGTCCGCTGTGCGGCGCGCCGTCGCCACTGCGAGCGCCGCGGCGATCATCGCGGTGGTGGCGGCGATCTCCACCCTCGCGGTACTGCCGCCGCCGCGATTCTTGGTGCACACCTTCACCATCTGGGACGTCTTCCTGGGCTACGAGCTGCCCGGACCCGTGACCGCGCTGCGCCTGGTGTCGTACTGGCGTTTTGACACCTTGTTCGGGGTGGCGGCACTCGTGCTCGTGGCCGGTTACCTGGCCGGTGCGCTCACCCTGCGCCGTCGTGGCGATACATGGCCGGCCGGGCGCACCGTGGCCTGGGTCATCGGATGTCTGGCCCTGCTCTTCGCGACGAGTTCGGGGCTGCGTGCCTACGGCTCGGCGACCTTCAGCATGCACATGACCGAGCACATGGTGCTCAACATGTTCATCCCGGTACTGCTGGTGCTCGGCGCACCCGTCACCATGGCCCTGCGCGCGTTGCCCGCCGGCCCCAAGGGCGGCCCGCCGGGTCCGCGCGAGTGGGTGCTGTGGTTCGTGCACTCGCCGGCAACGAAGTTTCTGGCCAATCCCATCGTCGCGTTCTGCCTCTTCGTCGGTTCGCTGTATCTGGTGTATTTCACACCGCTTTTCGACACCCTGATCCGCTACCACTGGGGTCACGAGCTGATGACCCTGCATTTCCTGCTGGTCGGCTACCTGTACTACTGGGGGATCATCGGGATCGACCCGGGGCCGCGCCGGTTGCCGTTCCTGGCCCGCCTCGGACTGCTGTTCGCCGTCATGCCGTTCCATGCGTTCTTCGGTATCGCCACGATGACGATGAACTCCGTGCTCGGTAGTTCGTTCTACGGGCACCTGTCGGTACCGTGGCTGATCAGTCTGACCGATGATCAGCACCTCGGTGGCGCGATCGCCTGGGGTGCCAGCGAGGTCCCGGTGATCATCGTGGTGATCGCGTTGGTGGCTCAGTGGGCACGCCAGGATCGCCGCTCCGGGGCCCGGCACGACCGGCACAGCGACAGTGGCTATGACGACGATCTCGATGCCTACAACGCCATGCTCAGAGAGCTGTCGCGCACCCGCGAGTAGGCGCACAGTCGTACGAGCACGCCGAAAAGTTCCCGAAGAACGTCGTTTGATCGACGAGTAGCGCTGTGCAACAGTGTCTTTCGATCGGGCGGTTCAGCAGACAACTGCCTCTGGACCTAAAGGCGTCGATGTCTTCCACCGAAACCGAACAAAGCCCAGCGCTGGCCCTGGGACGCCGGGGAGCCGGCCGGGCGTTCTTTCTCCGGCTGCATTTCTATGCGGCGGTATTCGTCGGCCCCTTCCTGCTGATAGCAGCGATCAGCGGTGGACTGTATGCGATCTCGCCCAGCCTCGAGCAGGTGATGTACCAGGACTACCTCCGCACCACCGCCGCCGGTCCGGCCTTGCCGCTGTCCGAACAGGTGCGCGCCGCGCAGCACGTGCGGCCCGACCTCACGGTGACCGCGGTCCGCCCGGCTGACGGACCCGGCGAGACGACCCGGGTCTTGTTCGCCGACCCGTCGCTGGGCCCCTCGGAGCGGCACGCCGTGTTCGTCGATCCCGCCACCGCGGCGTCGCACGGTGAGCTGACCGCCTACGGCAACAGCGGCGCGCTGCCCGTCCGGACGTGGATCGGCCAACTGCATCGCAGCCTGCACCTCGGGGATCCCGGCCGCATCTACAGCGAGCTCGCCGCATCGTGGCTGGGTGTCATCGCTCTCGCAGGCGTCTATCTGTGGCTCAGTCGCTACCGTCCGTCGAGATCTCGAGGCTCGGGGCGGGCCCGGCTGCTCACCGTCGACCGTAGCGCGTCGGGACGTTCGCGCACCGTGGGTTGGCATGGCGCCGTGGGGATCTGGATTGCGGTCGGGTTGGTGTTCCTGTCGGCCACCGGGCTCACCTGGTCGACATACGCCGGCGCGAACGTCGACCAGCTGCGCACCGCGCTGTCCTGGACCACGCCGGCGGTGGCCAAAACCCTCGACGGTGACGCCGATCCGGCACCTTCGGCCGGCGGGCATGATCACGGCGCCGGTGCCGTACCGGCGCCGCAACCGGCGGCACCGAAGGTGGAACAACTGGATCGCGTGCTGCAGTCCGCCCGGGCCGCGGGCATCGGCGGGAAGGTCGAGGTGGCCATCCCCCCGACCGCGGACACGGCATTCACCGTCACCCAGACGCGGCAGCCGTGGGTGATGTCGAACAACTCGGTGGCCGTGAACGGGGACACCGGTGCGGTCACCGACATTGTCTGGTTCGCGGACTGGCCGCTGGCTGCCAAGCTGGCGGCGTGGGGCATCCAGCTGCACATGGGCACCCTGTTCGGCCTGGTGAATCAGTTGGCCATGGTGGCGCTGGCCGTCGCACTGGTGACGGTGATCGTTCGCGGTTACCTGATGTGGTGGCGACGCCGGCCGACGAAGGGTGAGCGCCCGATGGGGCGGCCCCCGCGGCGAGGTGCACTCGCCGCGCTGCCCGTGCCCGCCGCCGTGGCGGTCGTGCTCGCCGCCGTGGCCGTCGGGTGGTTCATCCCGCTGCTGGGCATCAGCCTGGCCGCGTTTGTCGCCGTGGACGCGCTGCTCGCTGTTCGGCAAAACCGTACGGACGCGGCCCGGCCTTGAGGATCCCGCAGTCGATGCGACGCGACACCACGATCGAGGACACGCTGCGCTCCATCGAGAACCGGGTGATGGGCGACGTGTGGCTGGGCGCGACGCGACGGCACGGCGGGCGCATGCTCGCCATCGCACTCGGGTTCACGGCCGTGGCGGGCTGGTTCGACGCCGACAGAGGAGTTCATAAGGTCGCCCTCGTCGCCTGCACGCTCTTCGCCACCACTGCCATGATTTCCCTTGTCGCACTGCAACGTCGGCGATTCGCCTGGAGTTGCGCGGCCGTCTACGCCGGTGCTGTGGCGACCGTCGCCGGCCTCGGTGCGTTCTGGTGGTATCGGACCGCTCATGTCGATGCGATGCCACTGACCACGCTGCTGGGCAGCGTCATCAGCGCCGCGCTGACGGTGGGCTGGCTGACCGTCGTGACGACGCCGCTCGGGCGTTCGCAGCCGGACATGCGTTCGGCCTGACCTCCCGAGCCCGGCGGGCGCCGATCAGTTCCGGTCAGTCCAGGAAGCCGTGCAACAGCGCCGCCGAACCCGCCAGATGGGCGCACATGGCATCGGCCGCCGCACAGGCGTCCCCGGCCAGGATGGCGGCGACGATCGCTTCGTGCTGTTCGTCGGAGTGCGCGATATTGCGGGGCAGCAGCGGAATCTGGTCCAGCAGGGCGTTGACCCGCATCCGGTTCTCGGCGACCAGCGGCACCAGCGACACCGAGCCAGCGGCCTCGGCGATCGCCAGGTGCAGCCGGGAATCCAACCGGCGGTAGTCCTGCGGTGCGGCACCGCGCACATCGGCCAGACGCGCGCGCAGGTGCGCGCGCTCGGCCTCGGAGAGCGCGCGACCGGCCGCCGCCCGGGCCGCCCCGACCTCGAGGATCTCGCGCAGTAGCAGCGCGTCGTCGAGATCGGCGCGGGTGAGGTCCGCGGTGTCGGGGGCCAGCCTGGGGATCTGCTCGGCCAGGAAGGTGCCGCCGTAGCGCCCGCGCCGCGACACCAGATAGCCGGCCTCGGCCAGCGATTTGATGGCCTCGCGCACGGTGTCGCGGCTGACGCCGAGCCGCGCGGCGAGCTCACGTTCCGGTGGCAGTGACTCGCCCGGCGCGAGCACCCCCAGCCGGATGGTCTGCAGCAGCCGGGCCACCGTGTCCTCGAAGGCGTTGCCCAGCCGCACCGGACGCAGCAGGCTTTCCGAGGTGGTCTGCGGATCCGGCGGGGAGGTCATGGGCTGCTTTATCTCACAGCGGCGTGACGTAGGCGGAACTGATGCCGCCGTCGACCAGGAAGGACGACCCGGTGATGAACGACGCGTCGTCGCTGGCCAGGAACGCCACCGCCGCCGCCAGCTCCTCGGGTTCGGCGAAGCGGCCCACCGGCACGTGCACCAGTCGTCGCGCCGCGCGCTCGGGGTCCTTGGCGAACAGCTCCTTGAGCAGCGGGGTGTTCACCGGGCCCGGGCACAGCGCATTGACCCGGATGCCCTGGCGGGCGTACTGCACACCGAGTTCGCGCGACATGGCCAGCACCCCGCCCTTGGAGGCGGTGTAGGAGATCTGCGAGGTGGCCGAGCCGAGCACCGCCACGAAGGACGCCGTGTTGATGATCGACCCCCGCTGGGCCGGCACCATGTGCCGCAACGCGGCCTTCGAGCACAGGAACACCGATTTCAGGTTCACGTCCTGCACCCGCTGCCACGCATCGAGGCTGGTGTTCTCGATGAGGTCGTCCTCGGGCGGGCTGATGCCGGCGTTGTTGAAGGCGATGTCCACCCCGCCGTGCACGTCGAACGCGGTGTCGAACAGGTTGTCCACCGCGGCCGGGTCGGCGACGTCGACCTGGACGAACTGCACGTTCAGATCGTTGGCGACGGTCTTGCCCGCGGCCGGGTCCACATCGCCGATGACGACGATCGCCCCTTCGGCCTGCATCCGCTTGGCCGCGGCCAGCCCGATACCGCTGGCACCGCCGGTGATGACGGCGACCTTGTCCTTGAGACGCTGGGTGAGGTCCATCTAGATTTCTCCGATCGCTATGAAGACGTTCTTGGTTTCCGTGAAGTGCAGCGGCGCATCGGGTCCCAGCTCGCGGCCCAGGCCGGATTGCTTGAAACCGCCGAACGGGGTGCTGTAGCGCACCGAGGAGTGCGAGTTGACGCTCAGATTGCCGGCCTCGACCGCCCGCGTGACCCGCAGCGCCCGCGACAGATTCTCGGTCCAGATCGAGCCGGACAGCCCGTAGCTGGTGTCGTTGGCCAGCGCGATGGCGTCGGCCTCGTCCTCGAAGGCCAGCACGGTGACCACCGGGCCGAAGATCTCCTCGGTGACGGTGCGGTCGGTGCGCTGCGGGGTCAACACCGTTGGCGGGAACCAGAACCCGGGACCCGACGGCGCCGAACCGCGGAAGGCCACCGGTGCGTCATCGGGGACGTAGCCGCGCACCGATTCCCAATGTTTGCGCGACACCAACGGTCCCATCTCGGTATCGCGGGAGGCCGGATCGCCGACCTTCACGCCCGCGACGGCGGGTTCCAGGAGTTCCATGAAGCGGTCGTAGACGTTGCGCTGCACCAGAATCCGGCTGCGCGCACAGCAGTCCTGGCCGGCGTTGTCGAACACGCCGTAGGGCGCCGTGGCGGCCGCACGCTCCAGGTCGCAGTCGTCGAAGACGATATTGGCGCTCTTACCGCCGAGTTCCAGGGTGACGCGCTTGACCTGTGCGGCGGCACCGGCCATCACCCGGGTGCCGACGGCGGTGGAGCCGGTGAACACGATCTTGCGCACCTGCGGGTGGGTGACGAAGCGTTCGCCGACTACGCCTCCGGCACCGGGCAGCACCTGGAACAGATCGGGATCCAGCCCCGCCGCGGCGGCCAGTTCGGCCAGCCGCAGACTGGTCAGCGGGGTCCATTCGGCGGGTTTGAGCACCACCGCATTCCCGGCGGCCAGCGCCGGGGCGAACCCCCACGACGCGATGGTCATCGGGAAGTTCCACGGCGTGATGATCCCGACGACGCCGAGCGGCTCGTGGAAGGTGACATCGACTCCCCCGGCCACCGGGATCTGCGCGCCGGTCAGGCGTTCGGGGCTCGCCGCGTAGTAGGTCAGCACATCGCGGACATGCCCGGCCTCCCACTCGGCCTGCCCGATCGGATGCCCCGAATTGGCGACCTCCAGGGCGGCCAGCTCACCGATGTGCGCGTCGACCACCGCCGCGAACGCCCGCAGCGCGGCCGCGCGCTCGGCGGGCGCCTGCCGGGCCCAGCGCCGCTGCGCGGCGACCGCGCGTGCTACGGCGTCGTCCACTGCGTCGACGTCGAGCAGGTCGACGTCGCGCAGCACCTCCTCGGTGGCCGGGTTGATGACCGTCGAGGTGCTCATCGCGACACCCTTTCTGTTGTGTACGCGCGGGCCGCCTCGGCCACCGCCGTGAACAGCCGCACGTCGTCGAGTCGTTCCTCGGGATGCCACTGCACCGCGAGCACGAACGCGTCCCCGGGCAGTTCCACCGCCTCGATGACACCGTCGACGGTGTCGCGGGCACTGACGATCAGTCCGTCGCCGAGCCGGTCGATCGCCTGGTGGTGATAGCACTGCCCGTCCGAGGACGCACCGATGATCGCAGCCAGCCGGGTGCCGGCCACGGTGCGGACCGAGGAGGTGCTGAAGACCGCGTTGCCCTGCTGATGACGGGTGTGCCCGAGCACGTCGGGCAGATGCTGGTGCAGGGTGCCGCCGAGGGCGACGTTGAGCACCTGGGCGCCCCGGCAGATCCCGAGCACCGGCATACCGCGCCGCAAGGCGGCGTTGAGCAGCGCGAACTCCCAGGAGTCGCGTTCTCCCATCGGCTCGTCGGTAGTCGGGTGCCGTTGGCTGCCATAGCTTTCCGGGTTGACATCGCGTCCACCTGTGATGACCAGACCGTCGATACCATCGAGGATGCGGTCGGCTACCTCGGTCCCCCCGGGCTGCGGGGGCAGCAGCACGGCGGTGCCGCCGCCGCGATTGACGCCTTCGATGTAGATGGCGGGCAGGAAACTGGCGTCGACATCCCAGACGCCGGTCTGGGCGCGCTGCAGGTAGGTGGTCAGGCCGAGAACCGGTCTGGCTTCAGAGCCGCTCAAAGCCGCGCACCCTTTCCCAGTCGGTGACCGCGGCGTTGAATGCCGCGAGTTCGATGTGGGCGTTGTTCAGATAGTGGGCGACGACCTCGTCGCCGAAGGCGGCCCTGGCCACCTCGGACTGCTCGAACAGCGCCGCCGACTCCGCGAGGGTCTGCGGTAGCCGTTGCGCGCCACCGGAATAGGCATTGCCTGCGCACGGCGCTTCGAGCTGCAGACCGTTGTCGACACCGTGCAGACCGCCGGCGATCAGGGCGGCGACGGCCAGATACTGGTTGACGTCGCCACCGGGCGCGCGACACTCCACCCGCATTCCGGGGCCGTGCCCGACGACGCGCAATGCGCAGGTGCGGTTGTCCATCCCCCAGGCTATCGCGGTCGGCGCAAAGCTGCCATCGGCGAATCGCTTGTAGGAATTGATATTCGGCGCGTAGAACAGGGTCAGTTCGCGCAATGTGGCGATCAGCCCGGCGACGAAGCTGCGGAACATCGCCGACATACCGTCCGGGTCGTGCTCGTCGGCGAACACGGCGGCCCCGTCGTCGGACGCGTCCGTGGCGCGCAGCGAGATGTGGATATGGCAGCTGTTGCCTTCGCGCTCATCGAATTTGGCCATGAAGGTCAGGGATTTGCCGTGTTGGTCGGCGATCTCCTTGGCCCCGTTCTTGTAGATGGTGTGGTTGTCACAGGTGATCAGGGCATCGTCGTAGCGAAAGGCGATCTCCTGCTGGCCCAGGTTGCACTCCCCCTTCACACCCTCGCAGTACATTCCGGCACCCTCCATGCCGAGGCGGATATCGCGCAGCAAGGGCTCCATCCGGGTCGACGCCAGCATCGCGTAGTCGACGTTGTAGTCGGTGGCCGGAGTCAGGTCGCGGTACCCGGATTTCCAGGCGGCGCGGTAGCTGTCGTCGAAGACCATGAACTCCAGTTCGGTACCGACGAACGCCGCCAGCCCGCGCTCGGCGAGCCGGTCGAGTTGGGTGCGCAGGATGGTTCTCGGGGCGACCGCGACCGGCCTGCCGTCGGTGAAGGACAGGTCCGCCATCACCAGCGCCGAACCCGGCAGCCACGGTAACCGGCGCAGGGTGGAGAAATCCGGGGTCATGACCATGTCGCCGTAGCCGGTCTCCCAGCTGGACATGGCGTAGCCGTCGACGGTGTTCATGTCGACATCCACGGCCAACAGGTAGTTGCAGCATTCGGCGCCGTGCGCGGCGAC is part of the Mycobacterium adipatum genome and harbors:
- a CDS encoding PepSY-associated TM helix domain-containing protein, producing MTTTVTTNRRADAAVLRRIWRLHFWVGLFAAPMLVILACSGLVILYSQPINDLLNRDLFLVEPGSATVPLDDQLATASSHVAETFLLDAVIPPAAGDRATRVDFVNPEDPAYPQGEGNATQVFVNPYTGAYLGQREELSGIVGFANQMHRLFGNDGPQVHLPSVGHLINPSAYPDATIPVGIANLWLELSAVWILVLMASGLYLWWPRAIESAKPLLRVRWGKGGRIRWRDLHALTGVIIAVILIGYVLSGLTWSRYWGENWRAFSGEVAPSISVDAPSTPASLGDYDRLGRRIAWAAQDDPMYASPVTGAVPAQLSLQDADRIAKEEGMVPGYAIIPPADSTEDGQTVYGSYAVVNAWPQRMSEQRTLYLNQFTGATIANATAAQDGALSRLTSFGIAMHMGNQFGVLTRIIATVAALGVLLSVVTGLLMWWKRRPAGRTGLPSPASAATRADTPRRAVIAVAVAAVALGVIYPVFGVSLLVVLAAEGMAAVLAARRRSGGAAPGAEDVPVGQTTPSADGDETLVGSR
- a CDS encoding zf-HC2 domain-containing protein yields the protein MKCEVAREALSARLDGEREPVPSARVDEHLAGCAECRAWFGAVSAQAEFLGALARPERVHAVASAPRGNHSGRSALSWMRWALFATGLAQIAVSLVQALGLSVGLAAHHGAGGHLLNESTAWSLSIGVAMLAAARWPVAAAGLGGVLSVFALVLTGYVVVDAVAGEVTLTRMLTHIPVLVAAALAVAVWRRTSTTPPTPEHSHRDTEIVLPPHASRGRRRGHLWPTDGSAA
- a CDS encoding heavy metal translocating P-type ATPase: MSCGACAARVQSALNKLPQVRASVNFATRVATIEAPAGIDTDIVCDVVRNTGYQATVRDTGAERTDDPDAAHARSLLVRLAVAAVLFVPLADLSVMFAVVPSTRFAGWQWVLTALALPVVTWAAWPFHRTALSRARHGAASMETLISVGIIAASVWSLITMFSGGEPAAGKGVWQALLDSDAIYFEVAAGVTVFVLAGRYFEARAKSKAGSALRALAALSAKDVSIILADGSELVIPADELAEQQRFAVRPGQTIAADGLVVDGSAAVDTSAMTGEAKPQRVRPGDTVIGGTVVLDGRLVVEAAAVGADTHFAGMVRLVEEAQAEKADAQRLADRVASVFVPCVFVIAALTAAGWLLAGAATNHAVSAALAVIVIACPCALGLATPTAMMVASGRGAQLGVFLKGYRSLETTRAVDTVVFDKTGTLTTGRLTVSAVTPAPGWSAEEVLAVAAAVESASEHAVAVAIRTSVEDCADVEDFRSTAGRGVQGRVSGRLVRVGKPSWIGSADAPAHVSAERRRAESRGETVAYVEVDGDVCGLISVSDRIKDSAAQTVAALHAKGLRTVLLTGDNAASAAAVAAQVGIDEVIADVLPDGKVDVIEQLRDQGRVVAMVGDGINDGPALACADLGMAIGRGTDVAIGAADVILVRDDLTVVPVALGLAEATMRTIKVNLVWAFGYNVAAIPIAAAGLLNPLIAGAAMAFSSFFVVSNSLRLRNFGATS
- a CDS encoding DUF5134 domain-containing protein: MIEHLLLRWVVTALFVISAVECGYAMVLCRRSWPALVSHGLHFAMAVAMAVMAWPAGAALPTTAPMVFFLLAAGWFAARTLIATGHRVADAYHMAMMVAMAWMYAVMGGTLLPRPADGGSAGMGHGGHHGGHAMAGADTSAATAPAFIDALNWLWTVGFAVAAIWWLYLYFSRRRAEPDLPAGRFFGTACQAMMAAGMSIMFAVML